The Falco peregrinus isolate bFalPer1 chromosome 1, bFalPer1.pri, whole genome shotgun sequence genome has a window encoding:
- the C1H15orf39 gene encoding LOW QUALITY PROTEIN: uncharacterized protein C15orf39 homolog (The sequence of the model RefSeq protein was modified relative to this genomic sequence to represent the inferred CDS: deleted 1 base in 1 codon), with protein MASKRHLEALDPVIFNKLPRLEAEPATGFPAGLCKSSPVPNPGSENHFNYKGSYFACPLQSPDSPEQPLAHWSPAAAYLHYGTGAGSQPLPAEGPLGSCLLYRPESLGSRLQPPGTEKGKDSLMRELLMAREKWSSPPPAPGHPFPVKKPVAVNKAAPLAVPKPVYRAPVCFVDPRMALPLGPRAESLQQRPGDADWALPAATPTSHPLHPGEPRSGTGLHKRGPHSDPSLPPLHRSLGLPAKEKVGSPIAFSPYYAAFEKYRAPPGTPFLEASCPTAHSQRKVPEVPSLSLEPWPKLQPPATSPVYRERPPLCYPHTHYPLPLHKAALLYHPLAPTMEAQPSALPGAYKGFGFVGSEEPLPSSYLKPQAPRSYFPSPLDTYGPRAAGTGAVASPPTKSAALPRDAEPPQPAGYLPSPGFAFSPSDAAVFGTFAGTEPGCKRHQEESPRRQVAARHNSAFQPVCAPEKVPRGSGGLTETFPKGEEGWVKPSQGEQEPPHPGRRRASPALQETPRGGPPAPVVVGKGDACKVKDAPKELIPPSPSASPPEGLKNPKDGEVSPSSPPMPVINNVFSLAPYRDYLEGTKGSSQLPFCREHLRGDTPPQNKGDSQEPATLGDTSVMSSLLPAGTPAGQAPRTGSGAVQSQGESCYRRVPEKPKLVPQDAGSQEGSPGGVRSGDLAPEDMVLDLSLKKRLVKAGETQGPPGHVEGTLDGEGAEEEEGPGGKFGVGEGAKPQALPLLLEVGSGDKSHFQSSATFMFKKYKILRSLPPRTVPPPQASSPHTPQPSLPPPPPSRSVPTPPPRTPPTSPPASSPPAPPAGPQPSISALRGAHPDLQQPPLPEVPRAPAEGSFSLPRQCETPAPQSSAGQYFTTLHTWLCDVISCSVSKSSPELLQEWLKVAEPAEQFGEMPKSPLKPKNGSRIPEPQKPTKGKEIWLAFQDAATLLTNLLSQLETFMFARKCPFPHVVRAGAVFIPIHVVKEKLFPKLPGASVDQVLQEHKVELRPTTLSEERHLRDLELKSCTSRMLKLLALKQLPEIYPDLLNLHWHNSIRQQLGSSSQAGQHPSK; from the exons ATGGCCTCAAAACGGCACTTGGAGGCTCTGGACCCTGTGATTTTCAACAAGCTACCTCGGCTGGAGGCAGAGCCTGCCACTGGCTTCCCCGCCGGCCTCTGCAAATCCAGCCCTGTGCCCAACCCTGGCTCCGAAAACCATTTCAACTACAAGGGCTCCTACTTTGCCTGCCCGCTGCAAAGCCCCGACAGTCCCgagcagcccctggcacacTGGAGCCCAGCAGCCGCCTACCTGCACTATGGCACCGGTGCcggcagccagcccctgccagcggAGGGGCcgctgggcagctgcctgctgtacCGGCCCGAGAGCCTGGGGAGccggctgcagcccccaggcaccGAGAAGGGCAAGGACAGTCTGATGCGGGAGCTGCTGATGGCGAGGGAGAAGTGGAGCAGCCCACCGCCAGCACCCGGACACCCCTTCCCAGTGAAGAAACCGGTGGCGGTGAACAAGGCGGCCCCCCTGGCTGTCCCCAAGCCAGTGTACAGAGCCCCTGTGTGCTTCGTGGACCCCAGGATGGCTCTGCCGCTGGGACCCCGGGCGGAGAGCCTGCAGCAAAGACCGGGGGATGCAGACTGGGCTCTGCCCGCTGCCACCCCCACCAGCCACCCTCTCCACCCCGGCGAGCCCCGCAGCGGCACCGGGCTGCACAAGAGGGGTCCCCACTCTGACCCCAGCCTCCCACCGCTGCACCGCAGCCTGGGACTGCCTGCCAAGGAGAAGGTGGGCTCCCCCATTGCCTTCTCCCCCTACTATGCCGCCTTTGAGAAATACAGGGCCCCCCCTGGCACCCCCTTCCTGGAAGCCAGCTGCCCCACTGCCCACAGCCAGAGGAAGGTGCCCGAAGTCCCCAGCCTGAGCCTGGAGCCCTGGCCCAAGCTCCAGCCACCAGCCACCAGCCCAGTGTACCGGGAGAGGCCACCGCTGTGCTACCCGCACACCCACTACCCGCTGCCCCTCCATAAAGCTGCCCTCCTCTACCACCCCCTGGCTCCCACCATGGAGGCACAGCCCAGTGCCCTGCCCGGCGCCTACAAAGGCTTTGGCTTTGTGGGAAGTGAGgagccccttcccagctcttACCTTAAGCCCCAAGCCCCGAGGAGCTACTTTCCCAGCCCCTTGGACACCTATGGACCGAGGGCAGCCGGCACCGGTGCGGTGGCATCACCGCCCACCAAGTCAGCGGCACTGCCGAGGGATGCTGAGCCGCCACAGCCAGCTGGCTACTTGCCGAGCCCTGGGTTTGCTTTCAGCCCCAGTGATGCAGCTGTATTCGGCACCTTCGCTGGCACCGAGCCTGGCTGCAAGCGGCACCAGGAGGAAAGTCCCCGGCGGCAAGTGGCAGCAAGGCACAACAGCGCTTTCCAACCTGTCTGCGCCCCAGAGAAGGTACCCAGGGGCTCTGGTGGGCTCACAGAAACGTTTCCCAAAGGAGAAGAGGGCTGGGTGAAGCCCAGCCAGGGGGAGCAGGAGCCCCCTCACCCAGGCAGGAGAagggccagcccagccctgcaggagaCCCCTCGTGGGGGACCACCGGCTCCCGTCGTGGTAGGGAAGGGAGATGCCTGCAAGGTCAAGGATGCACCCAAGGAGCTCATCCCCCCTTCTCCATCTGCCTCCCCGCCGGAGGGGCTGAAAAACCCAAAGGATGGCGAGgtgtctccttcctccccacccatGCCAGTGATCAACAACGTCTTCAGCCTGGCACCTTACCGAGACTACCTGGAGGGGACCAAGGGCTCATCCCAGCTCCCCTTCTGCAGGGAGCATCTGCGGGGggacaccccaccccaaaacaaggGGGACAGCCAGGAGCCTGCCACCCTTGGAGATACCTCAGTGATGTCCAGTCTACTGCCTGCGGGGACACCGGCTGGCCAGGCACCGAGGACGGGCAGTGGCGCGGTCCAGAGCCAAGGGGAAAGCTGCTACAGAAGGGTCCCTGAGAAGCCAAAGCTTGTGCCCCAAGACGCAGGGTCTCAGGAGGGCAGCCCTGGTGGGGTGAGGAGTGGGGACCTGGCCCCTGAGGACATGGTGCTGGACCTCAGCTTGAAGAAGAGACTGGTGAAAGCTGGGGAGACCCAGGGACCCCCCGGCCACGTGGAGGGAACGCTGGATGGGGAGGgtgcagaagaggaggagggtCCAGGGGGGAAGtttggggtgggagagggggccAAGCCCCAGGCGCTGCCCTTGCTGCTTGAGGTGGGCTCTGGGGACAAGAGCCACTTCCAGAGCTCGGCCACCTTCATGTTCAAAAAGTACAAGATCCTGCGCTCCCTCCCGCCCAGGACTGTGCCCCCCCCGCAGGCCAGcagcccccacaccccccagcccagcttgccaccaccccc cccctcccgcagTGTCCCCACACCACCGCCACggacaccccccacctccccaccagccagcagcccaCCGGCCCCACCAGCCGGCCCCCAacccagcatctctgctctgaGGGGGGCTCACCCtgacctgcagcagcccccGCTGCCCGAAGTCCCCCGTGCACCCGCAGAGGGGAGCTTCTCACTGCCCAGGCAGTGTGAGACCCCTGCCCCACAGAGCTCCGCTGGCCAGTACTTCACAACCCTGCACACGTGGCTCTGCGACGTTATTTCATGCTCAGTGTCCAAGTCCTCCCCGGAGCTCCTGCAGGAGTGGTTGAAggtggcagagccagcagagcAGTTTGGAGAGATGCCCAAATCCCCCCTCAAGCCCAAGAATGGCTCCAGGATCCCTGAACCTCAGAAGCCCACCAAAGGCAAGGAGATCTGGCTGGCTTTCCAGGATGCGGCCACGCTCCTAACCAACCTGCTCTCTCAGCTGGAGACCTTCATGTTTGCTCGCAAGTGTCCTTTCCCCCACGTAGTCCGGGCAGGGGCTGTCTTCATCCCCATCCATGTGGTGAAGGAGAAGCTCTTCCCCAAGCTCCCGGGGGCCTCGGTTGaccaggtgctgcaggagcacaaGGTGGAGCTGCGCCCCACCACGCTCTCAGAGGAGAGGCACTTGAGGGACCTGGAGCTGAAGAGCTGCACCTCGCGCATGCTGAAGCTCCTGGCACTTAAGCAGCTCCCTGAGATCTACCCGGACCTGCTGAACCTCCACTGGCACAACTCCATCCGGCAGCAGCTCG GTTCAAGCTCGCAGGCTGGCCAGCATCCCTCCAAGTAG
- the COMMD4 gene encoding COMM domain-containing protein 4, whose product MRFRFCGDLDCPDWVLAEISTLAKISSVKLKLICAQVLRDLLGEAIEYEKILKLTSDAKLESGDVKATIAVLSFILSSAAKHNVDSESLSSELQQLGLPKEHASGLCRSYEEKQSSLQDSLRACSLRLSQLGSVRWRVDYTLSSSELREVNEPLVHLIFNVRDREHGKTVAIPMALSADKFRVLLAELKQAQALMNTLL is encoded by the exons Atg CGGTTCCGCTTCTGCGGGGACCTGGACTGCCCGGACTGGGTCCTGGCCGAGATCAGCACCCTGGCCAAAATC TCCTCAGTGAAGCTGAAGCTGATCTGCGCCCAGGTGCTGCGGGACCTGCTGGGGGAGGCCATCGAG TACGAGAAGATTCTGAAGCTGACCTCGGATGCCAAGTTGG AGTCGGGGGATGTGAAGGCAACCATCGCCGTCCTCAGCTTCATCCTCTCCAGTGCCGCCAAGCACAATGTGGACAGCGAGTCCCTGTCaagtgagctgcagcagctggggctgcccaaag AGCATGCCAGCGGGCTGTGCCGGTCCTACGAGGAGAAGCAGAGCTCCCTACAGGACAGCCTCAGGGCCTGTAGCCTGAGAT TGAGCCAACTGGGCTCGGTGCGCTGGCGGGTGGATTACACTCTCAGCTCCAGCGAGCTGCGGGAGGTCAACGAGCCCCTTGTGCACCTGATCTTCAACGTGCGGGACAGGGAGCATGGGAAGACAGTGGCCATCCCCATGGCCCTCTCGGCTGACAAGTTccgggtgctgctggcag AGCTGAAACAGGCGCAGGCCCTGATGAACACCCTTCTCTGA
- the NEIL1 gene encoding endonuclease 8-like 1 isoform X1, translating to MPECPELHLAGRYINEACGGVVFSGGVERSAVGRGPEVPFRSEAYRISATSRGKELRLTLAPLGPAATQDLVFRFGMSGSFRLCPAAQLPRHAHLRFLTQESPPRALCFVDARRFGSWRLGDAWQLGRGPCVLSEYQAFRENVLKNLDDKAFDKPICEALLNQKFFNGIGNYLRAEILYRLKIPPFEKARTVLEALKDQEQARRKKNRSLTLSKKLKMMRENPDLLELCHTVPMEVIATEKNLLDPDHSDNYAAFKNWLQCYLVPGMSSLRDRNGRTIWFQGEPGPMAPKGQMPRKKHAPPKADPETPTPKVTTRALKRRPKTAAKPLKSAEEEEVADRQRKGRAHGRRKATAAPALSEPEVLVKARRSRRTAARRGRGTAPAV from the exons ATGCCCGAGTGCCCGGAGCTGCACCTGGCCGGGCGCTACATCAATGAAGCGTGCGGCGGGGTGGTGTTCTCGGGCGGCGTGGAGCGCTCGGCGGTGGGCAGGGGCCCGGAGGTGCCCTTCCGCAGCGAGGCCTACCGCATCTCGGCCACCTCCCGGGGCAAGGAGCTGCGGCTGACGCTGGCCCCGCTGGGCCCCGCCGCCACCCAGGATCTCGTCTTCCGCTTCGGTATGTCGGGGTCGTTCCGGCTGTGCCCCGCCGCCCAGCTCCCCCGCCATGCCCACCTCCGCTTCCTCACCCAGGAGAGCCCCCCGCGCGCCCTCTGCTTCGTCGACGCCCGCCGCTTCGGTTCCTGGCGCCTGGGTGACGCCTGGCAGCTGGGCCGCGGGCCCTGCGTCCTCTCCGAGTATCAGGCCTTCAG GGAGAACGTGCTGAAGAACCTGGACGACAAAGCTTTTGACAAGCCCATCTGCGAGGCACTCTTAAACCAGAAGTTTTTCAATGGAATTGGGAATTACCTCCGCGCTGAGATCCTGTACAG GTTGAAGATCCCTCCCTTTGAAAAGGCTCGGACTGTGCTGGAGGCCCTGAAGGATCAGGAGCAGGCAAGGAGGAAGAAG AATCGTTCCCTGACGCTGAGCAAGAAGCTGAAGATGATGCGGGAGAACCCAGATCTCCTGGAGCTGTGCCATACTGTGCCCATGGAGGTCATCGCCACAG AGAAAAACCTCTTAGACCCAGATCACTCTGATAACTACGCCGCTTTCAAGAACTGGCTGCAATGTTACCTGGTGCCCGGCATGAGCTCCCTGCGTGACCGCAACGGCAGGACCATATGGTTCCAG GGAGAGCCTGGCCCCATGGCTCCCAAAG GGCAGATGCCCCGCAAGAAGCACGCTCCACCAAAGGCAGATCCTGAGACTCCGACCCCCAAG GTCACCACACGTGCCTTGAAACGGCGCCCCAAGACTGCAGCAAAACCCCTGAAGTCAGCCGAGGAAGAGGAGGTAGCTgacaggcagaggaagggaCGTGCTCATGGAAGGAGGAAAGCGACCGCTGCTCCTGCCTTGTCCGAGCCCGAGGTGCTGGTCAAAGCCAGAAGAAGCCG
- the NEIL1 gene encoding endonuclease 8-like 1 isoform X2: MPECPELHLAGRYINEACGGVVFSGGVERSAVGRGPEVPFRSEAYRISATSRGKELRLTLAPLGPAATQDLVFRFGMSGSFRLCPAAQLPRHAHLRFLTQESPPRALCFVDARRFGSWRLGDAWQLGRGPCVLSEYQAFRENVLKNLDDKAFDKPICEALLNQKFFNGIGNYLRAEILYRLKIPPFEKARTVLEALKDQEQARRKKNRSLTLSKKLKMMRENPDLLELCHTVPMEVIATEKNLLDPDHSDNYAAFKNWLQCYLVPGMSSLRDRNGRTIWFQGRCPARSTLHQRQILRLRPPRSPHVP, translated from the exons ATGCCCGAGTGCCCGGAGCTGCACCTGGCCGGGCGCTACATCAATGAAGCGTGCGGCGGGGTGGTGTTCTCGGGCGGCGTGGAGCGCTCGGCGGTGGGCAGGGGCCCGGAGGTGCCCTTCCGCAGCGAGGCCTACCGCATCTCGGCCACCTCCCGGGGCAAGGAGCTGCGGCTGACGCTGGCCCCGCTGGGCCCCGCCGCCACCCAGGATCTCGTCTTCCGCTTCGGTATGTCGGGGTCGTTCCGGCTGTGCCCCGCCGCCCAGCTCCCCCGCCATGCCCACCTCCGCTTCCTCACCCAGGAGAGCCCCCCGCGCGCCCTCTGCTTCGTCGACGCCCGCCGCTTCGGTTCCTGGCGCCTGGGTGACGCCTGGCAGCTGGGCCGCGGGCCCTGCGTCCTCTCCGAGTATCAGGCCTTCAG GGAGAACGTGCTGAAGAACCTGGACGACAAAGCTTTTGACAAGCCCATCTGCGAGGCACTCTTAAACCAGAAGTTTTTCAATGGAATTGGGAATTACCTCCGCGCTGAGATCCTGTACAG GTTGAAGATCCCTCCCTTTGAAAAGGCTCGGACTGTGCTGGAGGCCCTGAAGGATCAGGAGCAGGCAAGGAGGAAGAAG AATCGTTCCCTGACGCTGAGCAAGAAGCTGAAGATGATGCGGGAGAACCCAGATCTCCTGGAGCTGTGCCATACTGTGCCCATGGAGGTCATCGCCACAG AGAAAAACCTCTTAGACCCAGATCACTCTGATAACTACGCCGCTTTCAAGAACTGGCTGCAATGTTACCTGGTGCCCGGCATGAGCTCCCTGCGTGACCGCAACGGCAGGACCATATGGTTCCAG GGCAGATGCCCCGCAAGAAGCACGCTCCACCAAAGGCAGATCCTGAGACTCCGACCCCCAAG GTCACCACACGTGCCTTGA